One genomic region from Desertibacillus haloalkaliphilus encodes:
- the secA gene encoding preprotein translocase subunit SecA has protein sequence MLGLLKKVIGDPSQRDLKKMQKKVDQIEALSDEMKKLSDDGLRQKTEEFKKRIQDGESLDNILPEAYAVVREGSTRILQMTPYPVQLLGAIALHQGNISEMKTGEGKTLVATMPVYLNALTGKGVHVVTVNDYLARRDSEMMGELYTFLGLTVGLNESGLSKEEKKAAYEADITYGTNNEFGFDYLRDNMVLYKEQMVQRELYFALVDEVDSILIDEARTPLIISGSVERSTQLYLQANAFVRTLKNEEHYTYDEKTKNVQLTEEGVNKAERGFNIENLFDQRHVQLIHHINQALKAHVTMHRDTDYVVEDGEIVIVDSFTGRLMKGRRYSDGLHQAIEAKEGLQIQRESMTLASITFQNYFRKYETLAGMTGTAKTEEEEFRNIYGMNVMSIPTNKPIAREDRPDLIYKTMKAKFNAVVDEIEELHKKGQPVLVGTVSVETSELVSGLLKKRRVPHHVLNAKNHEKEAEIIENAGQKGAVTIATNMAGRGTDIKLGEGVIELGGLFVLGTERHESRRIDNQLRGRAGRQGDPGVSQFYLSMEDELMRRFGSDNMRSMMEKLGMEEDQPIESKLVTRAVETAQKRVEGNNFDARKQVLQYDDVMREQREIIYKQRMEVLESENLREIVENMIKSVVERNVHAHTPAEEVPEDWDIAAIVNYMKGTVLNEGDLTEKDIWGKEPEEIIEVIWEKIKANYDQKEQEFTPERMREFEKVIMLRSVDRKWMNHIDQMDQLRQGIHLRAYGQNDPLREYKFEGFEMFEAMVASIEEEVAMYIMKAQVESNLEREKVAEGKAVHAGSNQQQEKKKKQPVRKASTIKRNDPCPCGSGKKHKQCCGA, from the coding sequence ATGTTAGGATTATTGAAAAAAGTCATCGGTGATCCAAGTCAGCGTGATTTGAAAAAGATGCAAAAGAAAGTGGATCAAATTGAAGCGTTAAGCGACGAAATGAAGAAACTCTCTGATGATGGTTTACGGCAAAAAACAGAGGAGTTCAAAAAGCGTATTCAAGATGGTGAATCGTTGGATAACATTTTGCCTGAAGCGTATGCTGTCGTTCGCGAAGGCTCAACGCGTATCTTACAGATGACACCATATCCTGTGCAGCTGTTAGGTGCGATTGCGCTCCACCAAGGGAATATTTCGGAGATGAAGACAGGGGAAGGGAAAACATTAGTTGCAACAATGCCTGTCTATTTAAATGCGCTCACAGGAAAAGGTGTTCACGTCGTCACGGTCAATGACTACTTAGCCCGTCGTGATAGTGAGATGATGGGTGAGCTTTACACGTTTTTAGGCTTAACAGTTGGCCTAAATGAAAGCGGACTCTCTAAAGAAGAGAAGAAAGCAGCCTATGAAGCCGACATTACATATGGGACAAACAATGAGTTCGGCTTCGACTATTTGCGTGACAACATGGTTCTTTATAAAGAGCAAATGGTGCAACGTGAGCTTTACTTTGCGTTAGTCGATGAGGTTGACTCAATTTTAATTGATGAAGCGCGTACGCCGCTGATCATTTCTGGCTCGGTTGAACGCTCCACCCAGCTTTACTTACAAGCGAATGCGTTTGTACGCACGTTAAAAAATGAAGAGCATTATACGTATGATGAGAAAACGAAAAATGTGCAGTTAACAGAAGAAGGGGTTAATAAAGCGGAGCGTGGCTTTAACATTGAGAATCTATTCGATCAGCGCCACGTTCAGCTTATCCATCACATTAATCAGGCACTAAAAGCGCATGTGACGATGCACCGTGATACCGATTATGTCGTTGAAGATGGCGAAATCGTTATCGTTGACTCGTTTACGGGCCGCTTAATGAAAGGTCGTCGCTACAGTGATGGTCTTCACCAAGCGATTGAAGCGAAGGAAGGCTTACAAATTCAACGTGAGAGTATGACACTTGCGTCCATTACGTTCCAAAACTACTTCCGTAAGTATGAGACGTTGGCGGGGATGACGGGTACGGCAAAAACGGAGGAAGAAGAGTTTCGTAACATTTATGGCATGAACGTCATGTCGATTCCGACAAATAAACCAATTGCCCGTGAAGATCGTCCTGACTTGATTTACAAAACGATGAAGGCGAAGTTCAATGCCGTTGTTGATGAAATTGAGGAACTCCATAAAAAAGGACAACCTGTGCTTGTCGGTACGGTGAGTGTTGAAACATCTGAGTTGGTTTCCGGCTTGTTGAAAAAACGTCGCGTCCCACACCATGTATTAAATGCGAAAAACCATGAGAAAGAAGCGGAAATCATTGAAAATGCAGGTCAAAAAGGCGCGGTGACGATTGCAACAAACATGGCGGGCCGTGGTACGGATATCAAGCTCGGTGAAGGTGTGATTGAACTTGGTGGTTTGTTCGTCCTCGGGACCGAGCGCCATGAAAGTCGTCGTATCGATAACCAGCTTCGCGGTCGTGCCGGGCGTCAAGGTGACCCAGGTGTGTCTCAATTTTATTTATCAATGGAAGACGAGTTAATGCGTCGTTTCGGTTCCGATAACATGCGTTCGATGATGGAGAAACTTGGGATGGAAGAGGACCAACCGATCGAAAGTAAGCTTGTCACACGTGCAGTTGAAACGGCGCAAAAGCGAGTGGAAGGGAATAACTTTGATGCTCGTAAACAAGTCCTTCAATATGATGACGTTATGCGTGAGCAACGTGAGATTATTTATAAGCAACGTATGGAAGTGCTTGAGTCTGAAAATCTCCGTGAAATTGTCGAGAATATGATCAAGTCGGTGGTTGAGCGCAATGTTCATGCTCATACACCAGCAGAAGAAGTGCCAGAGGATTGGGATATCGCTGCGATTGTCAACTACATGAAAGGCACAGTCTTAAATGAAGGTGACCTGACGGAAAAAGACATTTGGGGTAAAGAACCAGAAGAGATCATTGAAGTCATCTGGGAAAAAATTAAAGCGAATTATGATCAAAAAGAGCAAGAGTTTACGCCTGAGCGCATGCGTGAATTTGAAAAAGTTATCATGCTTCGTTCGGTAGACCGCAAGTGGATGAACCATATTGATCAAATGGACCAACTTCGTCAAGGGATCCATCTACGTGCATACGGTCAAAACGATCCATTGCGTGAATACAAATTCGAAGGCTTTGAAATGTTTGAAGCGATGGTTGCCTCGATCGAGGAAGAAGTTGCGATGTACATTATGAAAGCACAAGTGGAAAGCAACCTCGAGCGTGAAAAAGTTGCTGAAGGAAAAGCCGTGCACGCCGGCTCAAACCAACAGCAAGAGAAAAAGAAAAAGCAACCCGTCAGAAAAGCAAGCACAATCAAACGCAACGACCCATGCCCATGCGGCAGCGGTAAAAAGCATAAGCAGTGCTGCGGAGCGTAA
- the hpf gene encoding ribosome hibernation-promoting factor, HPF/YfiA family — protein MNYNIRGENLDITPALRGYVEKKVGKLERYFDTTPIADVHVNMQVLNNQQAIEVTIPLPQLLLRAEEIHADMYAAIDLVVEKLERQIRKHKTKVNRKFRQEGSLKYMFKNDLEPTEVQEDDDEIEVVRTKRFNLKPMDAEEAILQMDMLGHNFFVFSNAENGDTSVVYRRKDGKYGLIEPEA, from the coding sequence ATGAACTATAACATTCGTGGTGAGAACTTAGACATAACTCCAGCTTTAAGAGGTTATGTAGAGAAAAAAGTGGGGAAGCTTGAGCGTTATTTTGATACAACACCAATAGCTGACGTACATGTAAATATGCAAGTGTTAAATAACCAGCAGGCGATTGAAGTAACGATCCCGTTACCGCAATTATTGCTACGTGCTGAGGAAATACATGCAGATATGTATGCTGCGATTGATCTTGTGGTTGAGAAGCTTGAGCGACAAATTCGTAAGCATAAAACAAAGGTAAATCGAAAATTCCGCCAAGAAGGCAGTCTAAAATATATGTTTAAAAATGACCTTGAACCAACAGAGGTACAAGAAGATGATGATGAAATTGAAGTGGTGCGTACGAAGCGTTTCAACTTAAAGCCAATGGATGCTGAGGAAGCAATCCTCCAAATGGACATGCTCGGGCACAACTTCTTCGTCTTCTCAAATGCTGAAAACGGTGATACAAGTGTCGTTTACCGCAGAAAAGATGGCAAGTACGGTTTAATCGAACCTGAAGCTTAA
- a CDS encoding cold shock domain-containing protein has product MQGKVKWFNAEKGFGFIEREDGDDVFVHFSAINAEGFKSLDEGQEVEFEIVEGARGPQAANVNKL; this is encoded by the coding sequence ATGCAAGGTAAAGTAAAATGGTTTAATGCAGAAAAAGGTTTTGGATTCATCGAGCGTGAAGACGGAGATGACGTATTTGTACACTTCTCAGCAATCAATGCTGAAGGGTTCAAATCACTTGACGAAGGTCAAGAAGTAGAATTTGAAATTGTTGAAGGTGCTCGTGGACCACAAGCAGCAAACGTAAACAAGCTTTAA
- a CDS encoding NAD-dependent succinate-semialdehyde dehydrogenase — MDKNMYCNGEWIGADLDRIKVTNPATGEVIGSVPNGGKSETKQAIAAANEAFKGWSKKTANERASYLKKLYELVVNHSDELAELITKEMGKPKQEAAGEVGYGASFIEWYAEEGKRVYGETIPASHDNKRLHVWKQPVGVVAAITPWNFPAAMITRKVAPALAAGCTVVLKPAEDTPLTALRIAELVEEAGFPKGVFNIVTGAPDVIGTELMENPIVKKVTFTGSTEVGKLLMRQAADNVKKLSLELGGHAPFIILDDADVDKAVQGVVASKFRNAGQTCVCANRIYIQPKIYDAFIEKFNQEVDKLIVGDGSNDNVHIGPLINQSAYEKVDRHVQDALKQGAKLVTGGSGFEQEGAYFYKPTILKDVRDSMLIMNEETFGPVAPIQLIQSDEEAVQLANQTPYGLAAYVYSEGLSRGMKVVEALDYGIVGWNDGLPSVAQAPFGGMKESGLEREGGHHGIEPFLETKYVSIGL; from the coding sequence ATTGATAAAAATATGTATTGCAATGGGGAATGGATTGGAGCGGATTTAGACCGTATCAAAGTAACGAACCCAGCGACTGGAGAGGTCATCGGATCTGTACCGAATGGTGGCAAAAGTGAAACAAAGCAAGCAATCGCAGCTGCCAATGAAGCATTTAAAGGTTGGTCGAAAAAAACGGCAAATGAACGGGCGAGTTACTTAAAGAAACTGTACGAGCTTGTCGTGAATCATAGCGATGAACTGGCGGAGTTGATTACAAAAGAGATGGGGAAGCCAAAACAAGAAGCTGCTGGGGAAGTCGGTTATGGGGCGTCATTTATTGAGTGGTATGCAGAAGAAGGAAAGCGCGTTTATGGGGAGACGATTCCAGCAAGTCATGACAATAAGCGCTTGCACGTCTGGAAACAGCCCGTCGGTGTCGTCGCGGCCATTACGCCATGGAACTTCCCAGCGGCGATGATTACGCGAAAAGTCGCACCAGCGCTTGCGGCAGGATGTACGGTTGTCTTAAAACCTGCAGAAGATACGCCGTTAACGGCACTTCGCATTGCAGAGCTAGTAGAGGAAGCTGGTTTCCCAAAAGGGGTCTTTAACATCGTCACCGGTGCCCCGGATGTGATTGGGACAGAGCTCATGGAAAATCCGATTGTCAAAAAGGTGACGTTTACGGGCTCGACCGAAGTGGGTAAGCTGTTAATGCGCCAAGCAGCTGATAATGTCAAGAAGCTATCACTTGAATTAGGCGGTCATGCGCCATTTATCATTTTAGATGATGCGGATGTTGATAAAGCGGTTCAAGGTGTTGTCGCTTCGAAATTCCGCAATGCTGGTCAGACGTGCGTTTGTGCCAATCGTATATACATTCAGCCGAAGATTTATGACGCGTTCATCGAGAAATTCAACCAGGAAGTCGATAAGCTCATCGTCGGTGATGGTAGCAATGACAACGTTCATATTGGTCCGCTTATTAACCAATCGGCTTACGAAAAGGTTGATCGCCATGTCCAAGATGCACTGAAGCAAGGAGCGAAACTTGTGACTGGTGGATCAGGTTTTGAGCAGGAAGGTGCTTATTTTTATAAACCAACCATTCTAAAAGATGTGAGAGATTCGATGCTGATTATGAACGAGGAAACGTTTGGCCCGGTTGCACCGATTCAACTGATTCAATCCGATGAGGAAGCGGTGCAATTAGCGAACCAAACACCATACGGTTTAGCGGCTTATGTATATAGTGAGGGACTGTCACGAGGAATGAAAGTCGTTGAAGCATTAGACTATGGCATCGTCGGCTGGAATGATGGATTACCTTCTGTCGCTCAAGCCCCGTTTGGCGGAATGAAAGAGAGTGGTTTGGAGCGTGAAGGTGGTCATCACGGAATTGAGCCATTCCTTGAGACGAAGTACGTGTCAATTGGTCTCTGA
- a CDS encoding flagellar protein produces MSAVKKLYIVSKQFYDHLQQPFPDEEARESYIEKVDDFLDKREELMKELPGDYTEAEKKLGAEIIKLNKRINTRLAQLKQQIQTDINGLKQKKKTGMKYENPYDGPTADGVFFDKKK; encoded by the coding sequence GTGTCTGCCGTCAAGAAGCTCTACATCGTTTCCAAGCAATTTTATGATCACTTGCAGCAACCGTTCCCTGATGAAGAGGCGCGCGAGTCTTATATCGAAAAGGTCGATGACTTTCTCGATAAGCGTGAAGAGCTAATGAAGGAGTTACCTGGTGATTACACAGAAGCGGAGAAAAAGCTTGGGGCTGAAATTATCAAGTTGAATAAGCGCATTAATACGAGACTTGCGCAGCTGAAACAGCAAATTCAGACCGATATCAACGGATTGAAACAGAAAAAGAAAACCGGCATGAAATATGAAAATCCGTACGATGGACCGACCGCTGATGGTGTGTTTTTTGATAAAAAGAAATAG